The following is a genomic window from Mangifera indica cultivar Alphonso unplaced genomic scaffold, CATAS_Mindica_2.1 Un_0037, whole genome shotgun sequence.
GAGAGGATTttgacaaagagaaagaagcaaaaaatGTGGAATGTTCAACCAACATTGAAGCGAAGGAAATACTGGACATAGACCAAGTAATATAGGGAGAAGAGGCTTGAAAACTTACAAGTTTGGGTTCTGTATAGTGGAAGTGTTGGTTTATATATAGTGGCTGTGTTTTTGAGGTGAATATCAGCTCATTTGTGCCTTCTTATTTTGCCAGAGAGCTGTAAATTCATCTTCTTCCCTCTACTGTGTAATGGGGTGTAGAAAACTGAGGTCACAGACAGACCATTTAGACTGCAATTTAATTAGTTATCCATATATTAAAGATCATATTTAAGTATATTATCATCATTTTGTGTAATGAGTTATTGCATCCCTTTTATCAGAAGAGTCAATTGACAGCTAcggatatgaaaaaaataagctGCAATTTGACTTACATTGTTGAATAATTTCTATGATTAAGTTCACTGATTGATTGGTTAGGGAAGAAAAGCTAACTCATAGAttgataatgaataaaataataataattaacggTAGGTGAAGGTTAAACAAATAATGCTACAAAATTAcactattaatttataatatatacacGCTCACGTGGATGAGGAAATAAAGTAAAACTTCTGGGGTAATTTCGTAATAGACTAGAATGATTTAATCTCATTTGAGGAGGCATTcacacaaagaagaaaaaaacaaaaacatttggaaaattgaaatttttaccctcatTTGGGCCCATGTATATATTTAGGAGACGTTTGATttcggtaatattttattaccaaaatagaaagattactttgaaaatagattacttagaagattactgggtataaatgattactatgtttgataaaatttggtaggtataaataattattgtatttggttaaaggtaataaaaaattactaataaattattttacttaaatgtccttaaatataattatttttaaatattttttatattatttatcatattaattaaaaataaatttatttttgtctcaaaaaattaataaataataatataattataataaaatcaaaattaccttgataatctttaaatacctaaagtgaatgtggtaatcagattattacctatattacctgccacgtcaatattagtaataaaagattactataatattttattactgtcaaactaaacaaaggaataaaaaatagattaccaatgtaattttaaaaacctgGAACCAAATGCCCTCTTATATTACACTTTTTATACTTTAAacttttttaccattttatatgataaaataccTAAATTGCCCTTATCTTCAACTTTGAGAAACCAAAATAAAGTTTACAGTATTACTTGCTTTTAATACACTTTAGAGAGAgaacatgtataaatatttagcATCAGTATTTAAAAcaagatttttatatatatatatatatatatatatatatatatatatatatatatatatatatatatatatatatatgttagataaaatgaagtaaatataaaattgttgagtttaaattttttagattaaatatacAACAATTGTAAAATCAATTGATCTCATATGCTGAAATTTTGGTTGGCGTCAATCTCATATTAAAGTAACATATGAAAAGATAATCTAAGAAACCACCTATGGAGAGATAATACAATAATTTGTGTAATAGTATTCATGTGaagtaaaatttcatctttagcatatatatatatatatatatatatatagtatagatatattcatttttaacacatctattttaaacataaagaGAGATCTAAAGTTAGCACAattgaatacaaaaaaaatttagtgagTAATCAATCGACAAAACTTGTTAAATTTACAAAGACGAAATAATGACAGGATAACAAATGAGGTTTTTTATAAAACAGAAGTGTaaatgtattgtatcatattaaaattaattcaatttaaatttcgtttaaattaatttaatttaattctacccaaatttaattaaataaatcaaaatattatcaaatattataattttaacaatattgttaattagCCATCGGTGATACCATTTTTTATACAAACTCACTCTGACTCAGtggcaacaataaaaacacTTTGATTTATATAAGAGATTGAACTCTAAGCGAGTTCTTTTGTTGGTGTGTAGGCATAGGAAGATGACCCTTCTCTTGCAGGCTCTTAACGGTGTCGTATAGACACTGCTTCACTGGTGTAAACTCCAACCCTAGCTCCTTGAGCTTTTGGTTGGAGAACCTGTAGGGTTTTGCTCTTGGGTTCTCCTCATCTGAACACCTGCAATTATATTTGGAAACGCATAAGTAATcaatttaatatgtaaataagAAGGaacaaaactatgtatactaTGATGCCCCCAACCAATGTCTCTGACAAAGACAATGTGTTAGGTGAGCACCATTCAATCATATTTCCTTTTGTAAGTATTCGTCTCTTTTTACAGGTTTTGTTTGTCTCCATCTTTCTGGTGGGATtagatatttttatcatttaccTATCAAAATTGGTAAAGCCGCTAGTGAGTCTTAGCTTACTCATAAACATTTCCAATTGAAAGTTAGCCTTTTAGCATCATCGTCAACCTCTTCAAACGAAAACTTAATAAgcattaagatttttaattgaattagcATGGAGCCAATTGATGACAAATTAACACTAAAAAATGGAGAGAAAACTTACCTGGTGGGGATGGGGTATTCAGGGAAGAACTTGGAAAGAATCTCCACCACGTCGCCACGGTGGAGCACGCTTTCGGCACAGAGGTACCGGCCAGCGGCAGCCGGATTCTCGTAAACAAGAACGTGGGCTAGTGCTACATCCCTAACGTGCACGTAGGCCTGAACAGAATTAGCGTAAGTCTTTGCGGAGCCAGTTAAATACTTGAGGATGTGAATAATGCTAGCATTGATTGTTGGTTGCAGCAGTGGTCCTAGCACCAGCACCGGGTTCACCACCACCAAGTCCACCCCTCTCTCCTTCGCCTCCGCCCACGCCGCCTGCTCTGCCACTGCTTTTCCGTAGCAGTACCAGTTCTGATCATGGCAGAACAGATCAGGtaagcaacaaaaaaaatataaacaaattatatttattccATAGCAATCCTATGCctacttaatttttttgtgtatataaataatacatatatgatatataattgtataattgaaaatttttgaatttatgataaaatatcataacagtaggtgtatataattttattttttagaaaatacttTCGTGTTCTTGCAAAATTCAAGGTCGCTCCAACAAGACTCGTCTACGATGACATCAGGGCTCCGATTGGGGTCCATGTAGACAGCACCAATCGACGAAGTGAAGACCACACGCCGGACTTTTGCCTCGGCCGCTGCAAGAATAACATTCTTAGTTCCAACCACCGCTGGctccaccatttgttccttcATCATTAaacaaaccaaatcatttttacTTATCACAGAAGCATAAAGGCAAATTCACTTCATTAAATAAACTATAATCATCAAACTGCATTactaaacttgaaattttaGGTGAACGTAGagatttaatttctcaacaACCGCAATTGGAGAAAGAATATCGCGGAACCTACAATAAAAGTTTAGTGGTTTCGTTTGTTAtatgctttctttttttcaatttataaaggTAAATGACACGTAttcaatgttttttcttttcactttcttgGCAACCAAACAGTAAAAAGAAACAAgctaagaaaatgaaaaaaattaacaactcaCTGGATCATCTGTCACAGGCGAAGCAGAATGAAAAACTCCATCGCATTCATTAATGGCTTCTTTAAGACGCTCATAATCAAGAAGATCAGCTTTGCATAGAGTCAATCTTTCCTTTGCTCCTTCAAGCTCCCTCAAATGGCGATTCTTCGGATCAtctatatacacatacacacattcATAACCTCACTCATGAACATAAGACAATCAGTGAAcgagaaattcaaaaaaatgaaaatcagtTAATTACCAGGATTTCTCACGGTTCCTTTGACATAATAGCCTCTTTCGAGGAGGAGCTTAACCATCCATGAAGCTATGAAGCCACCAGCGCCGGTGACACAAACAGTTTGGCCGGAAACTGGAGAGGCGTCAACTGGCATATTGGAATTAGGTGGAgagagtagaagaagaagaatgaaagaGAATTTTTGTTGAGTATGAACAACCAGTTAAGGTGAGAAAGAAAGATTATAGAACTGTTATttgtaagaaaagaaaagttcaCCTTCTCACCTACCATAGGTTAGAATTTTAGGTACTTCAAAAAGATTAATGCACTTATAAATATCCTGAACaggcttttatttttttaatgtttaaaattcttattttttttttccctttgaatTTAAACCTACTTTTGCAATTAGTCTCCAAAagatttgtaaaatttatataaaaaacacaaCCCAATTTCCATTAAtttgaaatgtttttttattaatattccaTTCCTTAAAGGCTCActattttaatactatttttcaTGCAAACTatatcaaaataacaaattGTCACCCTTAAAGTTGAAGACCCAAAAATTCCACCCACACCACCCCCCCTCCCCTCAATTTTTGATAGTAAGTAATGCCTCAAAATTTCCCCAAAACCTCACAACTTTTGCTCATCTACAATTCGACTCTCAATCTCTTCCAACAACAAGCAACTATCCACTCAAGCTCAATCAACGATGACACCAACATTTGTTGCGGTAAGCAATGATTCTTGCAGTATTTTTGGTCTAACCATGCACTCATGTTCTCTACTTCGAGTCATCAAATGAGTTTTCGatgtaattatgattaaaatcacatcaaaatgGTGTAAAATTAATGGATGATGTTGTGCTCTCGTTGTGTTCTTTAAAAACAAGGATGGGGAACATAAATATTCAGACATAGAGATCATATACTTGAATCGAACTAAACTTCTTCCCAAATTCAAATCAGAAAAAGAACTTTGGCATGCTTCGAAATCacatttaatcttaatataggCTTTGTGCTTGCGTTAAGAACTTGACGGCTAACACAAATACATGAATAGACATTAATATCACACGAAAGTGTAAATGTATAAAccgttaaatttaatatttctagttaatgatgatgaattctTGAATCCTTTTCTACGTCTTTCATAGTGATTATGGTCCATTCCAGAATCCTTTCTCTAATCTCTTGAAGGGATAGGAAGGTGACCCCTCTCTTGGAGGCTCTTAACGGCGTCGTACATACATTGCTTCGCCGGTGTAAACTCCAATCCTAAATCCCTCAGCTTTTTGTTTGAGAACTTGTAGGGTTTCACTCTTGCGTTCTTCACATCTGAACACCTGCAATGTTCCACATCGagaatttttttagtaaattcaaatgaaatctgaaacaacaaaatcatttttaagaTTCACCAAAATAATGAACAACTTAATGACTTGGTCGGGACGGGATATTCAGGGAAGAACTTGGCCAGAATTTCCACGACTTCGCCGCGATGAAATATGCTTTCGGCACAGAGGTATCGGCCGGCGGCGGCCGGAGTTTCGTAAACAAGAATGTGGGCAAGTGCTACATCCTTAACGTGCACATATGCCTGAACGGAATTAGCATAAGTCTTCGCAGACCCAGTTAAATACTTGAGAATGTGAATTATGCTAGCATTGATTGTTGGTTGCAACAACGGCCCAAGCACCAGCGATGGATTCACCACCACCAAATTCACCCCTCTCTTCTTTGTCTCCTCCCAGGCCACCTGCTCCGCCACAGTTTTTCCATAGCAATACCAATTCTGTGAAAAAGGAAATGTTATGTATATCAgcattattgtttaattaagaatatatatattatataaaaatataatttacgtTTGTGTTTTTGCAGTAGTCAAGATCGCTCCAGCAGGACTCATCGACTATGACATCAGGGCTTCGATTGGGGTTCATGTAGACAGCACCAATCGTGGATGTGAACACCAGACGGCGGACTTTAGCCTCGGCAGCTGCGATAATCACGTTCTTTGTTCCAACCACAGCCGGCTCCACATTATCCTTCATGAATAAACATTAACACAGTCAAAATCAACGTTTTTGGAAAGCAAATCAATGGATTTACCCATTTCGTCTTCATCGTTCAAAATAACTTTCATTCTGCTGTGTTAAATGTTACGAATAATTTGATATAcgtattaaatattatatagaaaaatatttctaaCCTTTTCTCGCAAACCAAACAAGAACCGAAGAGCAAATAAATTAAGCAAAGATAAAGAACTCACTGGAACGTCTGAGGTACTGACAGGTGAAGCAGTATGGAAAACACCATCACACCCTTTAATGGCTTCTTTAAGTCCTTCATACTCGAGAAGATCGGCCCTGCATAAAATCAATCTTTCCTTTGCTCCTTCGAGATCCCTCAAATGATCATTCTTCGGGTCATCTACAAAATAAACACACACAACAATAACACAATCTTTCAGAATTTCCCTGGAAACAACCTCACCAAGAAAACCAAACAATCATGAATATCAttacttaataattaattaataaattaataattaccaGGATTCCTGACAGTTCCTTTGACAGTGTACCCTTTTTCAAGGAGAAGCTTAACAATCCAAGAAGCAATGAAACCACCGGCGCCGGTGACACAGACAGTTTGGCCTGAAACCGGAGAGCTATTAACGGCTGGCATATTGTAGTTATTCGTTTGAGCAgtagaaaaaaatgaagatgaagctTATATCAGATAGGGAGTTTTTGCTCGGATTGAGGCAAGAGAACTGGTTACGcgtatgttatatttataaggCTTTCAAGGGCTAGTAAGTTATCAAGTTGaactagatttttttattttttggatgtttatcttttgataagtcaaatttattagaatatttgtttttttaatacaGTCGATTCAACATGTGAATCATAATTACATTTCCGAAGAAATGATTATACATCAAACTATCATATTCATAAAttctaaattcatattttttacataatttaaagatagaaatatattatttaatttattatattttaaaatataaaaaatttagaggattttaattttaattttttatttcgaAGAGCCATATTTTTgcattatgaaaaataatatattttttgattataaacaatcacatttttatattataataattacatctttacattaataaatataatttagatattaaaaatcttattaaaggctaattattttattaaataaatataattatactcgataaaataaatttttaatatcacaTAAACCGTAGATCTTATATTTCCTTATTacatttattgaattatataatctttattcaataaaattatgtatacaaataacaatagttattatatgattatatattattttatctttaatttttaagtatctaattatataataatacgtcattatttatgtgtaaaattactcatataatattattcatctctctataatatatttattcgATTAAAgtttttacctatttttaattatttttattgaatgagctgtcaaagttttttaaaaaaaaaatttgccgATATCCCTTTGTCCTAGCCACGTTACATTATGGTTAATTTTATAAGAcactttgttttatatataagataaaaaattattgtcttATCTATCCAAAGTTGATATCAAAATAAGGGTTTAAGTGTGAAACGCTTCATGTGaatgataatttgaaaataataggGTGAATCCAAAGATAACCATCGcaaataaacaatgaaatttatattgaatagaATCAGATTCCCTTGACATTCGTAACAATTATCAGTAATTACATtcacattaatttattaaagtgatcatgtatatttaattaaattaatgtatgTAAAGTAGGGGTGGATACAAACTAAACCTACCTCATacattttgatttgaataaaaaatagctctattcaagtttgattcaaattcattgaGCCAACATTAAAGGCAATTCGAGTtcagttcaaataaaaatagttcgattcgaatttgattttaatttatgatttaaatttatgactcagatttataatttacatttatgatttattgacaaaatgaagttatttaataattatttaatataattttaattaggtcacaagctaaatttgaactgaattcaGCCATCGATCAATCTCACGAGTCAAATCGATTCAAACTCTCTCtagttcaaatttgacttaattttaaaacaaattaaatcttttcattggaattcaatttatatttaaatttaaattaaactaaattaagttAAGTCAATTTTTAAGTCTAAATAAACTTAGTTCAGATCTAACgctataagggtaaaaattctAACTACATAGGAAACACAAAAGTGAATAGTCATacttagggctggattcgagccgagccagctcgagctcgagctcggctcggctcggttcgagcccgaaacgagtcgggctcagctcggctcgatcgagctcgagccgagcccgagctggctcgggttgactcggtatatttttttaaaaatttttttatacaaaacggcgtcgttttgatccatatatatatacaaaacggtgtcgttttgatataataaacgagccgagccgagccgttaccgagccgagctgaaaacgagccgaattcggctcgaatcgagctcgagccaacccttaaaaagccgagccgagcccgagctggctgcgagccgagctcggctcggctcgaatccagccctagtcatACTCCATGGGAAGAAAATTCTAACTTTTTGAACGCGGGAACTTGAAATAACGAAGAAAGAACCCCACAAAAAATCGAGTGGTTGTTGAGAGCAAATTAAAACCATGTGAAAAACACTGCAGTGTAGGGAAATCAATCGATGGCTTTTCTACATATTAATAGTAATTCAAAAGAcgaattatttttcaattgtaaGAATTGGAAATTCAGCATGGTGGAAGGTATAAAACTTTGACCTCAAAGTCATAAATGGTTGCTGCTGGTTCctacccaaggtatagtaaaatcctATTCCCACtcactaactttcaaaaatccaaacactcacctatgatttggaaaactaacacctaccctccaaaattaagataaaattaaaggtaaaatcatcatttaacaataatatttaacatttatatcattttactgtcttaatttgaaaaactaacaatttcacctaaaattaagttttaaaaagtgatattttacccctacctagggtttctaattttgCCGGTAAATTTTCGACCAATGATggtcgatctctctccctcccgatgtTATCTCTCCCTCCAATGTTCAATATTGGACCGACAACGTCTGGATTTGACagagttcaaacaaaaaatcgAAATTCTTTTTTTGGATCTTTGTCATCTAAACGAAGTCTGCTTCATCTGGAAGATGATGATAGTCTAAAAAAGACCGATCTCCTCATTTAGATCATCGTCGTCGTCCAGACGAAACCAACTTCGTTTGGA
Proteins encoded in this region:
- the LOC123206446 gene encoding cinnamoyl-CoA reductase 1-like, translating into MPVDASPVSGQTVCVTGAGGFIASWMVKLLLERGYYVKGTVRNPDDPKNRHLRELEGAKERLTLCKADLLDYERLKEAINECDGVFHSASPVTDDPEQMVEPAVVGTKNVILAAAEAKVRRVVFTSSIGAVYMDPNRSPDVIVDESCWSDLEFCKNTKNWYCYGKAVAEQAAWAEAKERGVDLVVVNPVLVLGPLLQPTINASIIHILKYLTGSAKTYANSVQAYVHVRDVALAHVLVYENPAAAGRYLCAESVLHRGDVVEILSKFFPEYPIPTRCSDEENPRAKPYRFSNQKLKELGLEFTPVKQCLYDTVKSLQEKGHLPMPTHQQKNSLRVQSLI
- the LOC123206471 gene encoding cinnamoyl-CoA reductase 1-like, translating into MPAVNSSPVSGQTVCVTGAGGFIASWIVKLLLEKGYTVKGTVRNPDDPKNDHLRDLEGAKERLILCRADLLEYEGLKEAIKGCDGVFHTASPVSTSDVPDNVEPAVVGTKNVIIAAAEAKVRRLVFTSTIGAVYMNPNRSPDVIVDESCWSDLDYCKNTNNWYCYGKTVAEQVAWEETKKRGVNLVVVNPSLVLGPLLQPTINASIIHILKYLTGSAKTYANSVQAYVHVKDVALAHILVYETPAAAGRYLCAESIFHRGEVVEILAKFFPEYPVPTKCSDVKNARVKPYKFSNKKLRDLGLEFTPAKQCMYDAVKSLQERGHLPIPSRD